Within the Xiphophorus couchianus chromosome 17, X_couchianus-1.0, whole genome shotgun sequence genome, the region CCTCTGAGTGACCACCATTATGGTAGAAAGAGTTATAGTTTAGAATAATGGAGAAAACTGCAGCAGGTTAATGTAACTCAATAACCTGCCAGAGTAAAACATGGTGTTTATCTCCAGACGCTGAGGCCTAGCAGCTTGCCGCTGTGTGTTTGTTCAGCTTCATCAAAAGAACTGAGAGGTGGAGTCGTTCTGTTCTGTAATTCTCCTGTTAATGTCAAATCATCTTGATCAGAGATTGCATGTTGTATCATACAAATTCTTTTCTAGCTTATTGCAAGTAACaatgaaatctgaaatgtgATCAAGGGCATAAATGATAATCCTGTTGATTTTATGTATAGACTGACAAATATTGCAAAACTAAACAGGTTTATATGCATCTTAGatcctttaaaatatatatttactcttTGTCTTACGCTTGCTTGTTGATATTTGGAAATGTATGTAACATATTTCAAAATCTGTGGCAGAAATGagtgattgcataaatattcacctcCTTCAAAGTGAGTGACCTAATTCAGCAGAGGTCCAGCCCAGTGGTGACAGTCGTCTCCCAACCAGTGGCATGGAGATCAGCCGAGAGGAGAGAGTGTATGGATAGAAAAAACATCTCTTAAGGCTGTGAACATCCTGTTGGGTTCAGGTCAAAGAATGGAAGGATTGTGACCTTTGTGACGATGTGCCTGGATCAGACGACCTCACAACCCGAGAGAccgtgaagaagaagaagaacacagACCCTGGGAGGGTCGGAAAGGACGAAGGTAAAATGAAGAGCTACAGCTGAACACTGGCTGGAAGGAGGTGAATATTTATACAATCACTTATTTcatctgacattttttatttgtcaaagtcagttttcactttaacactttgagttgttttttttttttcatttttattgatgtttgattgttaaaagcaataaaaggcGGTGAACACGTTTTGTAGGCACTGTGTATGTGGGAAATCTTTGTGCTGTGCTTTCTGTAAGTCATATCTTTATCTTTCTTTGTGAAGTGTTTGTACAAGAGGTTGACCAATATTGCTGTCGACGCGTTCGCCTATCAGCACATTCAGCAGCCCGGCTGAAAGTTACTATTAGATGGGATaataaaggtcattttattttagatagcaaaaaaaaacctaacatataaatcaaacagaaaatgtagcgttagataaaaaaatatactttaaaaagaagacattgcttctttttaaagaaatgtctgAAAAATTAAATCCTGTGTGGCACCACGTCACTAGACTAGATGTGACGGTACGGTACTCACTTGTGTGGTGCGTTCAAAGCCCACAGGGCATACCGCCACATAGAGAAGGCTCGGTGCACatctgccccctgctggtggaaATGAGTACAGATTAAGGTTGGGCGATAAGCAAGACAGAGTGAATAAATCTGCActtggaggaaaataaacactTCGCAGTTGAACGAGTTTTTGTGTGTTCcattaaaaacagcattagttatttttttctatgagCTATGTACTTTGGCTTCCGTACAGCAaccaaataacaataataaaaaaaatagaaaaaatagaaatctctcttaaaagaataaacaacCAGTGAAGGGAGGAGCCTATGGAAGATAAATTGGTTCAATCGCCCGACGCTATTACAGATACAGGAAAAAAGAATCGTGGACTCATTTGAAACACCACCACCGTAAGGAACTAGAGAGTTCATCCCAAAGAGAACTAGAGAATATGAGAACCCAAAAAATGTTCCGCAAAGAAGTTccacaatgaagaaaaaaaggaaacataacTGGAGTGATTAGAGAAGCTTTTATTAAATGAGCTGttcggtaaaaaaaaacccatctgtgACCATTTCCAAAGACGGCATTAAAACCGAAGCTCAGGTGAAAATCTGACGACTTGAAGCTTCAACGTCTGGATTTCTCATCCTGcagaaaggaagaacaaaaaatacagtttgtgttttaataaatataatttacaagaGTTTGAAGCAGCTTGAACAGTGAAACGGTGAGGTGGCGACTGTGACTCCGTCTACCTTGATGACATCAGCCAGCTCCTGCAGCACCACTTCGTAGCGCTCCTCCATCCCCTTCAGGCTTTCTGGTTTTACCAGCTGCTTCTGAACCCCGGGGCTTCCTGCCTCCATCACCATCCGAAGGAAATTATTCTCCTGAGGGAGGGAAGAGAAACTCAAACTGCTATAGAGAAACATCCGTTCAGTCAGTTTGTTACCAATCATCATTTCAACCACCGACACTCTTATTCTGGCCAGAATTTAACCCGTTATGACCTAACTTTCAAATCTCCTCCTGGATATTTATATTAATTGTGgccagttctttaaatgtcctgtgagtaaatatatatttgcccatttatccataacaactggaactttcaatatccagCAAGTTATTTTCGCAATTTACAGTCTATTAAAAGAATGTCCCTCAGATTCATTTCACTCCCTGCTACAGCgggagtgaaattaccgtaataacctgatattggctggaaagtgcaacgtctcTCCTTTCAGAAACAGgtggaatttttcagatagcaCAAAGTGTGGTGGAATAACGGTACTGCACATTTGGCTGGATTGTCGGGTCTACGTTCGGCCTGGAAGGGTTAAAACAGGGAAAACCTCCTTCAACACTCAATCATGTGCTAACCATATGAACATATTTTAAGTGGGAATAAATGTAAGGGTGTCCTAATTTGTTCTTGACAGAAATCCCtgctctcttcttctccttccgTGAAGCTCTTCATTCCAGATCAGTGACTGTACCTGAACCCCCAGCAGAAAGGTGAAGGCCAGTCCAGGTTTTCCAGCTCTTGCTGTTCTTCCGATCCTACATGATGACACAGACACAAACGTGACTTTTTGAACAGACGGGAACAGAAGGGACAGTTTGTAGGAGGAGACAGCGGGGGCTGCTGACCTGTGAATGTAGGTCCTGATGTACTGCGGCGCGTCATAGTTGACCACACATTTGACAGCGCTGATATCGATGCCTCTGGCAGCTGCGTCTGTGCTGATCAGCCTGTGTGGAGGACAGATCAGGTTAATGCAGCAGAGCAGTCATATaaagctgcagcacaaacaaagcAATACCAGAGAAACGGAGACGTCAGATTCAGGAAAAGCCGCCGTCGTTTCAGTTTTGCTGTGTGGATATTAGTGATGTAAAATGGTCGTTTTGCTCTCTCAACTCGACAGGGAGACGAAAGAACTCGACATTAAATTGTCAGAGAGCAGAGAGGTTTTAATAACCAGCTGCAGCATCACAACATGGCACATGCCACTATGTGGAAATGAATACAGAACCACAGGCTAATGGAGGACAAACTGACAATATTTTCCCTCActtgcttcttcttctactctcTAACTTACAATATTTGctcttatttcaactgttaattttctgttttctttcccctttttttctcttcatagaAGCGAACCCCGGCCTGGTGTTCTGATTTGGCTGCGGCCTCTTGCTGCAGGATGGGATTGGCTGAGATAAAgctgccaaaaaaacaaacaagcattcTCTCTCCTGCtattaacattttgcatttctttcacACAGAACGTTCTCCTACATCAGTTCATTCTGTTTCTGCTCCGTCTTCTCAGACCTCCAGTCGGTCGTGCTGCCTGTCACTGACTCGATGCGGTCCGAGTCACTGAGTTggaaaagtttttacatttgagtAACAAATTGAGCTTAATGAACTGTTTGATAACTCGGATCAACAGGAACACGTGTGACTGAATAGAAACAACTGTTTTTGTAAGTGACGTTTGTTGTGAAATGCTGCTGTCGCCATAGGAATAAACCGAATCGGCTCGCTCTCTGTTACTGGAACGATTCCAGAACGGTCCAGTGTGCTTGTGACTCACAGCTGGATCTTCCCCTGTTCAAAGTTCTTCAGGGTGTTCTTCCTCTCGCCGGGAGAGAGGCGCGACGAGAACTCGGCCGCCTGCACTCCGCCAAACAGCTGCACCAAACGGTAGAGTCTGGAAAGCAGAGGAGACGGAATCAGACGACACACACTGAGACGCTCTGAGGCGagtccgtctgtccgtccgtcaGTCCCTCCGACCTGTGTGCCGTCTCTCTGGAGTTGGTGAAACAGAGGATGGGGCGGAGCTTCAGATACAGGATGAAGTGAAGGATGAGCAGGGGCTTCTTGTTCATCGTGCACGGAACATAAAACTCCTGCAGACAGCCAAGAGGAAGCGTCTCAGAATTGCACTCTCCTGTTTCAGTTATGGGTTTGCCCATCAAGTCAAAAGGCAGCGTCTCACCGTGAGGCCCTGGGGGAAGTCGAAGCGCTCGTGTTTGTGGGTGGGGTCTGCGGCCGTCGTGCTGCTGGACGGGCCGTGAACGGAGCTGAAGAGCTGGGGCCGGTGGAGgcccagctgctgcagcttctccgGGTTCTGGGTGAGCGTGGCGGAAAAGAGCAGCTTCTGGAGCGGCATCTGACCTGGAGACAGACTGAGACGAGACGCAGACGTGACGCGAGGCCACGATGTTGACGTTTTCACTTACAACACGACTCAATCAGTTCCACAACGCACCGCCAGTCCTCTGACACGCGAACAGTTTAACAGCGTTTTGGGCCGAAAAGCTCAGCCTGCAGCCGTACATTAGCTTAGGAATCTGGATTAATGAAGTAATCAAATGAACTCctgcatttgatttattttattattacgaGGTAGATAACACCGGTCAACagcccaaaaaaaaaattgtctgggGTTAGTCGACTGTTTTAGGGTCATTTTGAtgagctgaatccaaaaatcacattggttttgctcaatcaaGTCAACTTTCTGAATTATGGAGCAACATGAGCGTCAAAATGCAAgacttgttctcacatctggaGAATCCGATCAATaagtgatgagcaggaggagagattccaACAGGACAGAAAATAGACAAAGACATAATGTTCAATTCACATGTACTTACACTTAATGGTGTTTATTACTCAAATTACGGAAATgtaagtttgtaacatttaattagaacactttgttagaaaacattttttctcctaaaacctttttttggatgagaaatatgaACGAAACTGAACTgttaatgtaacaaaaaattttattgattaaagtcagaagatcagatttctccaaatcaaatcacaataaaaacttGAACGGACTGAGAAAAATTGATGTCACTTTTAGGATTCAGAGGTGCAAAATAgtcctaattcagttgaaataaaaaacatagataacttcccaaaaatatttttgcaacccCGTGTGATCAGGCGGAAATTGGAAATGATGTTAAAGAAAGCCGAGGCAGAAAATGTCAAGtaagtttcttcttctcctccaagCCGCTTCACTGAGTAGTAAGTAGAGTAAAACAAAGTAACAGAATTAATTACAGGACTCACATCTGAACGTTAACGACATTTTAAACAGGAACCTCTGTGgctactttgaataatttgtgAATGAACCTTAATCTGGAGCCTCCCTGAATGCTGCCATGCCGACAGACAGCTGGTATTTTCTGACCCACCTGGCTGCTGTGATGCATGCGGGCTCCGTCCTCCTGAACAGGGTTCTGGCCTCTGGTCCGGCCGCCGAGCAGTACACCGCCTTCAGCACCTGGCTGAGCCATGACTGGTGCATGCTGTCGATCATCCTGTCGGCCTCGTCGATTATCTGAGacgcagacagaaaaaaacagacacgGCACAACATCAGAAACCAAAGAGTTCTGCTCTACGCAGCGAGAACGCGGGGATTTTTAGGAACCTACCAGGAACCGGAGATGTTCCAGACAGAAGCCGGGGTTTTTGCTGATGTGATCGACCAGTCGACCAGGAGTGACGACGACTATGTCTGCTGCGCTGCACCTCACACTGCCTCTGAAACAGACAGCAGGTTGTTGGCTTTGGATTTGCAATactccgtctctttaagaaactcctactctttctgtaactccgccttcaggaagtcatcacaacatggctcctctattaacctttcaacaattttttttaaccagtgtttcactgagcAGTGGCTCCTATAATGatctcagcagatgctcagttccaccaggtgtttgctaattgctgctggctagtctgaaggagctgagtggggaaggcACAGGGGGAGAGGaactctgtgaggtggaagaaaaccagagcttggaaactgcagctcagaggaggagctttgtccttgaaggcggggctaagtccaACCAGCCGTACtggacagctgaatggttgccatggagattaaaggatttctcaaacatggataaaagaatcaaggcaacactccaggcatgttttgatgagggaataacatcataagAAGGTGGAAAGTTGTTACACAGTAAAGTTACTCAACTTGAAAACGGACATTAAATTTAAGGATCAAACCAATAACTGAAGACAGGCTCTTAGTTTGCCGTCCTCACCGTTGCTCCGAAAGCGAAGCGCACTCTGCAGCAAACGACCTCTGACCCCCCAGCATGACCACTTTCACAGGAGTTCCTTCGGCGTACGACGCAAACACTTTGTAGACCTGAACCAGACGCACATTAACCTCAGAACACCGTGAGGGtttgaaaatgtgcagaaatggTTAGAACATTGCGACCTGCTGCGCGAGCTCTTTGGTTGGCAGCACGGCCAGAGCCCGGATCTCACACACCGTCCGCTCCATCAGCACCTgccaggaaacacacacacacacacacacacacacacacacacacacacacacacacacgtcatTGGGAAAACCCCAACAGCATTGCTTGATCAAAGCACCGCAGAGGAAATGCTGGCTGCTCACCTGAATGACAGGAATGACAAATGACAGAGTCTTTCCGCTGCCTGTTggtgcagaaacacagagatcTCTGGGTCTGTAGCCTCCTCGGCCAATCAGAAGTCCATGCTGAGCGCCCTCCAATATGGCCGGGATCACCTCTGCCTGCACTGAAAACAGATCACAGCAGTGTTATGACTTGAGACTGTGCACCATCAGCCACTTTTGTTAAGtaaaatgaggagaaaaaggCAAGAGCGGTAGAAAAGCTCATGAGGACAGGACTGAAACATCTGTACCACCATGTCTGATGCTGCCTGAAACTTGCTCTAGGCCATATTTGGTTAGATCGGAAGATTGTACTCAAAGGTTGTATTTCTTAGAATCTTTAGGAGGCATAAAAGgcaaacagggaaaaaaaaataacaataacagtCAGTTTGCATACAATTTGGTTAAAAAAGATTTGGCCATTTTACAGTTTGTAACCAGCTTTAAGTCAGCACAGCTTACTTTCCTAAACAAGGTTTGGGCTCATGCAAACATCAATAATAATGCACATGTGGATCAGGTAGAATGGTCAAATACACTGGGCACCTTCAGCTCCAAACAGAGGAAacgaacaaaatgaaaaaataataataagaaaacttGTGAAAAACTTAAGTTTTGGCAGAAATGACAAGTATGCTTTTGGCAGCATGCAAATCTGCTTTGATACCAATTTAAGCTCCAGACCAGAGTTTCTTCTGCTAAACTCTGCTGCTCATCTCACAGTCTGACCTCAGCTTAATCATGACAAAgatatgaaaaaacaacatcagcACATGGACAGTAAAAGCTGCTCTTTTACTCAAGAGGAATCTTTAGAAGAATTCTGTTAGTGGGACTGAATGATCACTCAGTTTTTTCTGTGACACACAGAACTTGATGAATAACACCAGGCAAAGAAAATGGGCCACTATTTATTCCTTTAATACAGTTTTATATAATCCCTTTACATTCGATTAACTTTGTAACGTATGAAGGATCTTGCTGTGGCTGTACTTTACTCTCACTGCAAGTCATTTCCTATCTGCAGGGTTGAAGTTAATAAGCAGCGCAAGGATGCAGCATAACACAGGCTTCATTGTCAATAGTTGTTTCCCAAAGTAGCCCGGCTGACCCCCAGGTGAGTCTACCGTACCTGGAAAAAAGTGCTGGATTCCATTCGCCTCCAGCTTCCTGAGCAGCTGAGCAGAAACCCCAGAAACAGAGGAGAGAGGAACCAGATTGCATTTAATGTCTCTGTGAATGACGTCGGGCTCAGCGAGCCACTGGGGCAGGACCCGCGTCGCCtgggggaaaaacaaagaatgtgGAATTAATGGCAGGAATCTTTATTTTACTAAAGCCATGacgatttttttccccttacatGATTGTACCTTATTGACAGGTCTGCTTTCAAAACCTCCGAGGACACGGAATCCTGTCGCTGCAGACGAGTCCTTGTTTGActcttccacttcctgttcccGCTCCGTTTCACGCCTGCAGCTCTCTGGAGAAACACTCGCCACTGACTGACCTGAGATCCAAAGATAAAACGAAAAAATGTATGGAACAGAAGTTAcacaaaaagtaagaaaacgTCAAAACATTACTGCGTGACAACATTCAAAtaacttttgtttcttctgtctCATATATAATGCTAGAAGTATTAGCATCGACTAGCTCCACCGCTGGGAGAATTCATGGATGAGATAAAGAGgccaaacattttacatgttctgGGTTTGTTGCACCTGGAGTTCGCACTCGGCCATCAGGTAGAACGCGACATCataacaacatttttgttgctgcagcaCAGCACAACATTAAATTTGCACTTTTTGAGTGTTGCCGTCGGCTTAGAGAGAATAATTGTCATGAATAAATTTCAGTTGAAAGTGttacatcattttcagcctCCTTTTTAGCATTTGCATTTGGTAGCAGGCGAAATTGACAAAGATAATGCAGCATTTTAATTCCACAGTAGAGAAAGCCATACAGTTTCAGAAAGTAGGTATAGGAAAAAATATTGGTATCGGTTATCggccaaatgagttttagtaTATCGGCTATTGACCAAAAATCCAATATTGTGCATCCCTGTTGTTTATTCTTGTTAGTTCCATCTGCTTGTGGTGAAACAGTTCTAGTAGTTCGTTCCAGTTGGTCAGCTGAAGGGACTTCTTTGTGACTGGGATCTCTTCCACATCAGTAATGAATGACTAACACTTTAAATCAACCAGGGCCCAGAGACAGcatagcagtaaaaaaaaatattataataatctGAAACATGTGAGCctaacaaagagagagaaaatcccACCTGATTCTTGACTCCTCTGCTTCTTATCCACAGCTCcctttctcctctttttccCCGCAGGCTCAGAATTATTAGAATCTGCATCAAGTAAAACTCCCGTTTTtgatttcctcctcctcttctgctgctgttgatgcTCTTCGCTGCTTCGTTTCTCGTCTTTGGTCTCTGACGGAACTTCCTGCTGCTCGGTTTCTTCTTCACCAGTCCATTCTCTCTGCTTTGCTAagatctgtttttgtttctgcttcacCTTCTGCTGCAGTTTGGTCAGCAGCGCTTGGGAATGGGACACCTTGGAGATGACGCCATCCTCCTCGTCTCCAAGATACCTGAAAAGATAAACAAACTGATGCCACCACTACTGGCTGCTTTCAATACTACAGACTTATAAACTTTTCAGTAGATCGATATTGGATTTCTGTTGCTTTCTGTTCTATCTATTCAAAAGctacaaaacatatttgttgagTCAGTTTTTGATCTACCCAGTCTaagctgatgtttattttattttttttagctgttttatcGCGTTTTAACTATAAACTGACCCAGTCTGACACAAGATGCTCCAGCACTAACAGGTTGTACTTACCTGTTGACAAGAAACAGAGACATTTCTGCTGGAAGACCAAAGCattgaaactaaaataatccAATTCAAACTACCAACAGCGGCGCATGTCTCCTAGAAAAGTCACCAACTACTTAGACTCAACAAGACCCAATACTCGCTCCTCTTTCAAATAGTTTCTGTCCTAGTTTAAGAAAAACGCCGCCATACTGTGTGTTATTCTCATTCTTATTCACGTGCATCAAACGCGGGCTTATGACGCAACCAAGTCCGTCGCACTTGTTTGACGATCTTCTGGACGCGACTAACCGACTAACCACTATCTCTTGATACTTATCTATTTATTCTTTATCAATTATTAATTCATAACTACAGCTCATATGTGACCTATTTGTGGCATTTTATATTAGaagacaaaacataaatagtCATTCCAAAAATGCTACATCCTTATTTTCCCCACCACCGTGTGTGGTTCAGTCCGCGTGATGACGTTGTCCAATCAAATTAAAGCggtgcatatttaaaatgttgttctCTCGTCCCTCCAGTTATTCCCTCAAGTTCCCTGGAGAGGAAATGGCGGAGTCTGCTGTTAAAGTTTGTGTCCGTGTTCGTCCTGTTGCTGAGAGGTGAGTTTTTTTCAGAACCGAGTCACTCAGAAGAAGAGTTTCCCTCCTCACCCAAAGCTGACGTTAACCGTATCATGTTTCTGCCTGAAATGTTTGCATTCCACCATTTTAGAATTTAATAAGAACTACAGagaagttgtctttttttatattctgcTAAGCTGTTGGTGTGAGACAGAAGCTGTTAGTATCTCACACAGCAgggagatgttttttttttttttttttt harbors:
- the ddx51 gene encoding ATP-dependent RNA helicase DDX51 gives rise to the protein MSLFLVNRYLGDEEDGVISKVSHSQALLTKLQQKVKQKQKQILAKQREWTGEEETEQQEVPSETKDEKRSSEEHQQQQKRRRKSKTGVLLDADSNNSEPAGKKRRKGAVDKKQRSQESGQSVASVSPESCRRETEREQEVEESNKDSSAATGFRVLGGFESRPVNKATRVLPQWLAEPDVIHRDIKCNLVPLSSVSGVSAQLLRKLEANGIQHFFPVQAEVIPAILEGAQHGLLIGRGGYRPRDLCVSAPTGSGKTLSFVIPVIQVLMERTVCEIRALAVLPTKELAQQVYKVFASYAEGTPVKVVMLGGQRSFAAECASLSEQRGSVRCSAADIVVVTPGRLVDHISKNPGFCLEHLRFLIIDEADRMIDSMHQSWLSQVLKAVYCSAAGPEARTLFRRTEPACITAASLSPGQMPLQKLLFSATLTQNPEKLQQLGLHRPQLFSSVHGPSSSTTAADPTHKHERFDFPQGLTEFYVPCTMNKKPLLILHFILYLKLRPILCFTNSRETAHRLYRLVQLFGGVQAAEFSSRLSPGERKNTLKNFEQGKIQLLISTDAAARGIDISAVKCVVNYDAPQYIRTYIHRIGRTARAGKPGLAFTFLLGVQENNFLRMVMEAGSPGVQKQLVKPESLKGMEERYEVVLQELADVIKDEKSRR